Sequence from the Gemmatimonas sp. UBA7669 genome:
GCGGGCAGTACAAGGCCGGCCACGGTAAGCACCGGCAACAGGGCGGCGCGCCATGCGAGCCAGTACACACGCCGTGCCGGCAGGCCTCCCGCGAGCGCGGTGCGAACAAAGGGTTGTTGCAGTACATCGTGCAGACTGCTGCGCTGATACCGCGAGAAGATGCCGATACCCACGAGGGTAATCGTCAGAACGGGCAGCACGAGGTGCCTGAGCCGATCAACCACGCGATCCCACGGCAGCATGTATGCGTGCATGTCGTCGATCATGCCGACCGCCGGCAAGCCCAGGCCGCGATGCCCGAGCAGGATCAGCAGAAACGCCAACCAGAATTCCGGCACCGAATACACGGCCAGAGTGAGCCGGCCGCTCCAGCGATCGCGGCGCGATCCGGCGTACACGGCCTGCCAGGCGCCCAGCAGCATGCCCAGCGCGAGGCTCAGGACAAAAGCCGGCACCACGAGGATCAGGCTGTTGGTACTGGCCTCGAGCAATACGGGAAGTGCCGGGCGCTGCTGCGCCGTGCTCCAGCCCAGGTCGCCGCGCACGAGGTCGCGCATCCATCGCAGGTATTGCATCGGCAGTGGATCATTGAGTCCACGCAGTGCGCGCACCCGCTCGCGAATGGCCAGGGGGACCTGCTCACCGAGGGCCGTCGCCTGGTCACCGGGAGCGAGTTCGATGCAGATGAAGGCCAGCGTGGCGGCGGCAAACACCACGAGCAACCCTTGCAGGAGGCGCGCCGCGAAGCCTGGCAGCAGGCGCAGCAGGGTGCGCCGGGCCACGGTCAGCGTGCTGCCCCGCCAAGCCCGATGCGGTCGCGATCGATGCGCTGCGCGGGATCGACACGCCACTCGGCGAGGTTCGTATACCAGCCATCCGGTCGAGAAGGCGGCACGATGAAGCGGCGGTGCAGCGCCATGAAAACGCGCGGTTCAGACAGCCAGATGGCTGGCGCGTCGTCGAGAATCTGCTGGAAGGCGCGGGCCCAGTGGCGACGACTGGTCGCACGGTCGAACGTGGTGAGAGCGCTGTCCACCGCCGCGTCAAAAGCGGGGCTGCGGTAGCGCACGGAATTGCCGTCGCCCGTGGAGGTCCAGGTCTGCCGCATGCCAACGAGTCCGGGACTGGATTGCCATCCGCCCGTATACGTGTCGAATCGCTGCTCATCCACGCGCTCACTGAGACTGTTGATCTCGAGCAGCTGCGGCGTGACGGCGGCACCCACCTCCTTGAACTGCGCTTGCAGCAGCACGGCAAGTCGCTGTGCGGCGGGGCTGGAATTGGGCGCAATGATGTCGAAGGCCAACTTCACGCCGTTGCGATCACGGACGCCATCGTTGTCACTGTCCGTCCAGCCGGCGGAATCAAGCAGGGCTCGGGCCCGTGCGCGGTCGAAGGGCAGGCCCGTGAAGGCCGTGGTATCGGGAATGAGCGCGCGCGGCGCCGGCGCCAATGCCACCAGGCCAAGCGAGTCGTAGGCGTTGCGAACAACCCGCTCGCGGTCAACAGCCATGGACAGCGCGCGGCGGACGCGCACATCGCCGAACACCGGATGCGGCTGCGTGGCGTTGCGCGGGTCTCGCAGGTTGAAACCGAGGAAGCGGTACTGCATGGCCGGATTGTCGACCACACGCAGCGTCGGCGTACGTGCCACTTGCGCGAGATTCTCGGGATTGATGTTCTCGAGCAAGTCCGCTTCGCCGGCAAACAGCTTGATGGTGGCCGCACCAAAATCCGGGGCAATGCTGAAAATTATGCGATCGAGATACGGCCTTCCCTTGGGGTGCGTGGTGTCGGCCACAATCTCGATGCGCTGCTGCGCATCCCAGCGCGCAAACCGGAAGCGACCGGTGCCAATCGGTTCCCTGGCCAGCGGCGACTCGGCCAGTCGGCCCATCGGAATGCTGTCGAGCCGATGCGCCGGCATGATGTACATGTGGAACGTCGCGTCGTAGAACTGCTGGGGCGAACGACGCTTGAACCAGAACACCGCCGTGGACGAATCGACCACGGCCACCGAGTCGATGTTGCTGACCAGCGATCCCTGATCGGTGGCCACGGAATCACTGGTGTACACCCGGAAGGTGAACCGCACATCGTGTGCGGACACCCGGTGTCCATCATGCCAGCGCGCGGTGGAATCGAGCGTGAAAGCCAGCGAGAGCGAGTCGCTTCCCCACTGCCACGACGTGGCGAGGCGCGGCGTGAAGCCCGCGTCGCCCGCGGTTTCGAGCGTCGGACCGATGTCCGCCAGCCGCTCGTAGAGTGACGCAAGAATGGGCGCGGCCTGGGACGCTTCCCCGATGGCCGGCAGCAGCGTGCGCGGTTCCGCGGGTGCCACGACTACAAGGGTTCCGCCGGTCTCCGAATCACTGGTCTGATCACCAGGGGCAGCACAGGCCAGCAGAAGTGCGGACAACACGCCGATGGTGGCGCGTGACAACAGAGCACGAGGCGTCATGACAGAGCGGGCAGGAGGAATTGACGCCGTACAATGCGGACCTGCGCTCAACGGCGCCAGAGCCACTCCCCACTCCCAAAGTGCAGCGCCTGCCGGTCCATCGCGGCGCGCAACTCGGCGTCCGGCTCCAGAACGGAAACCTGCGCATGGTCAAGGTCCCGTTCCGTGGCATGGCCTGGCCACAACACCCAGCGCGCCAGGCGATCGACCATGGCTGCCTTGAGCCGGTCGATCGTGATTGGCAGTTCCCTGGCTGGCAGCACATCACTCAGTGACGCGGCCGCTGGAGCTGGGGGCAGGGGCAGATCGGTGGCCGAGGCCAACAGCTCCTGGCGGTCGCGCAGCAGCAGGCTGCCATGCTGCAAATACCCCGCGCCCTGCCGCCAGACGGCACTGCCAACGAGTTTCCGGCCGCCCAGAAGCAATTCGCCCTCGTCAGGGGCATCAAAACAGACCGCCCCGTCCGTGATTCGTTCGGTTCGCGGCGGCGCCAGGGTGACGGGTAGTCCAACCGCGCGCAGGGCCTCTGCCAACACGCCGTTCACGGCCGTGTAGGCCTCACGCCAGCTCACCGAAGCGGGCAGTGGCAGCACCACCGAGTAGGTCAGTGTCTCCGCGTGCAACAGGGCCCGGCCGCCGGTGGGGCGGCGAACCGCCTCGAGCCCGGCCCGGGACAGCGAGGCCGCGGAAAACCGGTCGCGTACCGCCTCGTGACGGCCAAAGGACACCGTGGGCTGATCCCAGGCGTACCAGCGCCACACCGCGCGGTCCGGTTGCACGCGCGCCAGCAGGGCCGCGTCTGCAGCCATGTTCCGGACGCCAGAGTCAGGCGGGCACTCCCAGACAAACCACGATGGGACCGTTCGGGGGAAAAGCATCGCGGTTAAATTACTGAGGCTGCGGCCTCGCGTCGCAGTGCTCCCAGCTCCGGCACTTCGTCAGCACGCTGGCGGTGGTGCCTCGACTTCCCTGAGGATGTTCATGGCCACGCCCACTCGTTCGGCCGCACCTGCTGCGGTCGATTCCTTCGTTGCCCGTCACGTTGGTCCGAGCTCCGCCGAACAGCAGGCCATGTTGGCCACGCTGGGCTACGATTCGCTGGATGCTTTCATCGACGCTGTGGTGCCCGAGCAGATCCGCTTCCGCGCCACGCTGGCGACGGGACCGGAGCAGACCGAGGCGGATGTGCTGGCCTCGCTCCGCCGCATCGCCAGCAAGAACCAGGTCTGGCGCACCTACATCGGCATGGGCTACTACGGCACGCACACGCCCAATGTCATTCTGCGCAATGTGATGGAGAATCCGGCCTGGTACACGGCGTACACGCCGTATCAGGCGGAGATCGCACAGGGTCGCCTCGAAGCGCTGCTCAACTATCAGACGCTGATCATCGATCTGACGGGGCTCGAAATCGCCAATGCGTCCCTGCTGGACGAGGGCACGGCAGCAGCCGAGGCCATGGCGCTCGCCTTCGGAGCCCGTGGTTCGGCCACGCGCAACGTGTTTCTCGTGGCGGCGGACTGCCACCCGCAGACCATTGCCGTGGTGGAAGCGCGTGCGGTGGCACGCGGTGTGACGGTGCAGGTGGTGGACCCGCGCAGCATGACCTTCACCGATCAGGTGTTTGGTGTGCTGCTGCAATACCCCGGTACCGACGGTGCCGTGGTGGACTACCGCGGTCTCTGCGAGGCGGCGCATGCGGCGGGCGCGCTGGTCACCGTCGCCAGTGATTTGCTTGCCCTGTGTCTGCTGACGCCGCCGGGTGAGTGGGGGGCGGACATCGTGGTCGGCAGTTCGCAGCGCTTCGGTGTGCCGATGGGTTACGGCGGCCCGCACGCGGCCTTCCTGTCCACGCGCGATGAGTTCAAGCGCCTCCTGCCGGGCCGCATCATCGGCCTCTCGCGTGATGTGGAAGGCAAGCCGGCACTGCGCATGGCGCTGCAGACCCGCGAGCAGCACATCCGTCGTGAGAAGGCCACGAGCAATGTGTGCACGGCGCAGGTGCTGCTGGCCGTCATGGCCGGCATGTACGCGGTGTATCACGGTCCCGACGGACTGACGCAGATTGCCACCCGGGTGCACGAACGCGCCGTGACGCTCGCGGCCGGCCTCGAGCGGCTCGGCTTCTCCATCACGCATGAGCACTATTTCGACACCGTGCGGGTGGAAGTCGGCGCGCATGGTCAGGAAGACATTCTTGCAGCGGCGGCCGCGCACCGCATGAACCTGCGCGTGCTCGAGCCGGGCACGCTCACGATCGCGCTCGACGAAACGACGAGCGAGCAGGACGTGCTCGACCTCTGGCAGGTGTTCAACGGCAATGCCCCGGCCGATTTCAGCTACGCCGACGTGGCCGCCGG
This genomic interval carries:
- a CDS encoding ABC transporter permease, whose amino-acid sequence is MARRTLLRLLPGFAARLLQGLLVVFAAATLAFICIELAPGDQATALGEQVPLAIRERVRALRGLNDPLPMQYLRWMRDLVRGDLGWSTAQQRPALPVLLEASTNSLILVVPAFVLSLALGMLLGAWQAVYAGSRRDRWSGRLTLAVYSVPEFWLAFLLILLGHRGLGLPAVGMIDDMHAYMLPWDRVVDRLRHLVLPVLTITLVGIGIFSRYQRSSLHDVLQQPFVRTALAGGLPARRVYWLAWRAALLPVLTVAGLVLPAFVAGVVVIEQVFLWPGLGHTMLMAVAARDADVVTGCVIVGSSITVLGAIGTDVLRRLVDPRLAEQETLSNGAPQPVAHSLVQR
- a CDS encoding lipoate--protein ligase family protein, translating into MAADAALLARVQPDRAVWRWYAWDQPTVSFGRHEAVRDRFSAASLSRAGLEAVRRPTGGRALLHAETLTYSVVLPLPASVSWREAYTAVNGVLAEALRAVGLPVTLAPPRTERITDGAVCFDAPDEGELLLGGRKLVGSAVWRQGAGYLQHGSLLLRDRQELLASATDLPLPPAPAAASLSDVLPARELPITIDRLKAAMVDRLARWVLWPGHATERDLDHAQVSVLEPDAELRAAMDRQALHFGSGEWLWRR
- a CDS encoding peptide ABC transporter substrate-binding protein, with amino-acid sequence MTPRALLSRATIGVLSALLLACAAPGDQTSDSETGGTLVVVAPAEPRTLLPAIGEASQAAPILASLYERLADIGPTLETAGDAGFTPRLATSWQWGSDSLSLAFTLDSTARWHDGHRVSAHDVRFTFRVYTSDSVATDQGSLVSNIDSVAVVDSSTAVFWFKRRSPQQFYDATFHMYIMPAHRLDSIPMGRLAESPLAREPIGTGRFRFARWDAQQRIEIVADTTHPKGRPYLDRIIFSIAPDFGAATIKLFAGEADLLENINPENLAQVARTPTLRVVDNPAMQYRFLGFNLRDPRNATQPHPVFGDVRVRRALSMAVDRERVVRNAYDSLGLVALAPAPRALIPDTTAFTGLPFDRARARALLDSAGWTDSDNDGVRDRNGVKLAFDIIAPNSSPAAQRLAVLLQAQFKEVGAAVTPQLLEINSLSERVDEQRFDTYTGGWQSSPGLVGMRQTWTSTGDGNSVRYRSPAFDAAVDSALTTFDRATSRRHWARAFQQILDDAPAIWLSEPRVFMALHRRFIVPPSRPDGWYTNLAEWRVDPAQRIDRDRIGLGGAAR